GTCGCCGGTTCGCGCCATACCTGATCCGGCGCATCCGCCTGTTCGATATGGCCCTGACTCATCACCACCACGCGGTCTGCAACTTCCGTCGCTTCTTCCTGATCGTGGGTAACAAACACGCTGGTAAACTTCAGCTCTTCATGCAGTTGGCGCAACCAGCGACGCAGCTCTTTACGCACCTGAGCATCGAGCGCGCCAAACGGCTCGTCGAGCAGCAGGATCTGCGGCTCTACCGCCAGCGCACGCGCCAACGCCACACGCTGCTTTTGCCCACCGGAAAGCTGTGCCGGGAAACGGTCCGCCAGATGAGCCAATTGAACCATCTCCAGCAGTTTGGTCACTTTCGCTTTAATAGCTGCCGCGTTCGGGCGCTCACGCCGTGGCAGGACCGTCAGACCAAACGCGATGTTGTCGAAAACGGTCATATGACGAAACAGCGCATAGTGCTGGAACACAAACCCTACTTTGCGATCGCGCGCATGCAGACGGCTGACGTCGGTGCCGTGAAAACGAATATGCCCGCTGGACTGATGCTCCAGCCCGGCAATGATGCGCAGCAGCGTAGTTTTGCCCGAACCTGATGGTCCCAGCAGAGCAACCATTTGACCTGAAGGAATATCCAGCGAGATATCGTTCAGCACCTGGGTGCGACCAAAAGACTTCTTAATATTGGCAATCTCAATGCTCATGATTTTCCTCCTGCTGCGCGCGTTTTTCCTGGTTCTCCAGACGCCATTGCAACATGCTCTTCAAAAACAGGGTAATAATCGCCATCAGCGTCAACAGCGCGGCGGCGGTAAAGGAACCGACTGCGTTATAGTCCTGCTCCAGTAATTCAATCTGTAGTGGTAGAGACAAGGTTTCGCCGCGAATCGAGCCGGAAACCACCGACACCGCGCCAAACTCGCCAATCGCACGGGCGTTGGTCAGCACCACGCCATACAGCAATGCCCAACGGATATTCGGCAGCGTAACGCGGCGGAACATCTGCCAGCCGGATGCGCCAAGTAGAACCGCGGCTTCATCTTCATTGCTGCCCTGACTCAGCATTACAGGTACCAGCTCGCGCACCACAAACGGACAGGTCACGAACACCGTCACCAGCACCATCCCCGGCCAGGAGAACATGATTTGCAGGTTGTGTTCATCCAGCCAACCACCCAACGGGCCGTTAGAACCGTAAAACAACAGATAGATCAGACCTGCGACCACCGGCGAGACGGCAAACGGAATATCCAGTAACGTCAGCAACAGCTGGCGTCCAGGGAAGTTGAAGCGAGTCACAAGCCAGGCCAGCAATACGCCAAACACCAGATTCACCGGCACCGCAATCAGCGCAATCAGCACCGTGAGCCAAATGGCATGCAGCATATCCGGGTCAGCCAGGTTCTGTAATACCGGCATCAACCCCTTGCTGAACGCCTGCACGAAGATGTAAATCATCGGCACCAGCAAAATAAACGCGGATACCAGCATGCCCGTGCCGATCAGAAACCATTTCCCCCAGTTGATGCGGGGTGCGCCATAGCGTTTCAATTGGGTTATCTCTGCCATTAGTGACCTACCACGCGTCGCCCAAAGCGACTTTGCAGGGTGTTAATCGAAAACAGCAGCAACAGTGAGGCACCAAGGATCACTGACGCAATCGCGCTGGCGGCCGGGTAGTCAAACTCCTGCAAGCGAACAAAAATCATCAGCGAGGTCACTTCCGTTTTCCATGCGATGTTCCCGGCGATGAAAATAACCGCGCCAAACTCACCGAGGCTGCGGGTAAACGACAGCGCCACGCCCGCCACCAGCGCGGGAGACAGCTCCGGCAGTACCACTTTACGAAAACTCTGCCAGCGCGTGGCGCCGAGCGTTTCCGCCGCTTCTTCATACTCGGGACCTAGCTCTTCCAGCACCGGCTGCACGGTACGCACCACAAACGGAATGCTGGTAAAGGCCATTGCCACGGCAATACCCAGCCAGGTGTAGGTCACCTTGATATCAAACTTCGCCAGCCACTCGCCGTAGAAACCATTGACCGAAAATAGCGACGCCAGCGTCAAGCCTGCCACCGCCGTAGGCAGTGCAAACGGCAGGTCCATCAGCGCATCCAGTAACGTACGGCCCGGAAAGCGATAACGGGTTAAGATCCACGCCATCAGCAAACCAAATACGCCGTTAAAAATCGATGCCACAAACGCCGACAGCAGCGTCACTTTATACGCCGCGACCACCTGCGGATTGGTAATCACTTCCCAATACTGCGCCCAGCTCATTTGCGCCAGTTGCATGACCAGCGCGCTCAGCGGCAGCAGCAATATCAGGCAGACAAACAATAAGCTGGTCCCGAGACTTAAGGTAAAGCCGGGCAGCACGCGTCGGGAGGAAACAGCAAACATTTACTTACGCCCCGCCGCCAACAGTTTGTCCAGCTCACCGCCGCTGACAAAGTGTGTTTTCATTACCTCAGGCCACGAGCCAAACTTGTCTTCCACGCGGAACAGTTCGGTCTGCGGGAATTTATCGTGCAGTTTTTCCATCACCTGCGGGTTGTTCACGCGGTAGTAGAAATCAGTAATAATGGTTTGCGCCTGCGGACTATACAGCCAGTTCAGGTACGCCTTTGCCGCTTTTTCAGTACCGTTGGCTTGCACATTTTTATCTACCCAGGCCACCGGAAACTCCGCCAGAATGTTGACCTTCGGCACCACCACTTCGAAGCCCTGGTCTTCATACTGTTTACGGATGTTGTTCACTTCCGATTCAAACGTGATCAGCACATCACCCAGACCGCGTTCCACGAAGGTAGTGGTTGCGCCGCGACCACCGGTATCAAATACTTCCACGTTTTTCAAAAACTGCGTCATGAACTGTTCGGTTTTGGCTTTATCCCCCCCATCCGCTTTATCTGCCGCGCCCCATGCTGCCAGATAGGTATAGCGTGCATTACCGGAGGTTTTCGGGTTCGGGAAAATCAGCTTCACGTCCGGGCGAACCAGATCGTTCCATTCGTGGATATTCTTTGGGTTACCCTTACGCACCAAAAACGCCATGGTGGAATAGAATGGCGAACTGTTATTCGGCAGACGGCTTTGCCAGTCGGCGGGGATCAGCTTGCCCTTGTCATGCAGGATCTGCACGTCGGTCACCTGGTTATAGGTCACCACATCAGCTTTCAACCCCTGCAGAATCGCCAGCGCCTGTTTTGATGACCCGGCATGAGATTGTTTAATCGTCAATTTGTCACCACCGTTATCCTTCGCCCATTGCTGTTCGAACGGCGGGTTAAGGGCGGCAAACAGTTCGCGGGAAACATCGTATGAACTGTTCAGCAGTTCCGTTGCCTGCGCCTGACCCACCAGCAACAGCATTGCTGCCAGCGTCAGCGTTCTTTTTTTCAGTAAGTTAACGGCCATTGCGCACCCTTATAAATTTAATGACTTTCTTATGGCCATCATATTTATAACCAGTGCTAAAGGAGTAACGGTTTTATATACCGTTTGATGATTTGAAAGTTGAAAAGAGAATAAGAGCTTATCCCAGTAGGTGTAATTGTTGCAGGCAGTTTGGACACGGACAGCGCGGAAAAACCGGAGCGTACACGAAGTACGTGAGGATTTTGAGCACTGCCCTGGGTCAAACTGGCAAATAAAATAGCCTAATGGGATAGCTCTAAGGGTAGCCCCTCCCCAGGTTCACCAGGGAGGAGACCGGCATCAATCAGACGCCAACGCTTACGCTTTCAGGCAAAGTGCTGCCGCCATCAATCACGTTTTGCGTGCCAGTTAAGTAACTAGACTCATCCGACGCCAGGAATGCCGCCAGTTCACCTACCTCAAGTGGGCAGGCCAAACGGCGCATCGGAATAGCTTTTGCCATTTCGACTAATACGGATTCTGGATCCTCCGGATTAGACTGACGTGCGATGTTTTCTGCCATCGGCGTACGAACGTAGCCCGGGCAAATGGCATTCACGCGGATGCCGGACTGCGCATATTCCACCGCCAGGGATTTGGTCAAACCGATGATCGCGGCTTTCGACAGCGCATAGGCCGTTTCGCCCGGATCGGCAACCATATCGCCGGTTACAGATGACATCATCACGATGCGCCCGTCTTTGCGCGCAATCATCTCCGGCAGAACGGCTTTCGTTACGTTCCAGACACCTTTAATATTGATATCAATGTGGAAATCGCGATCTTCATCGCTCATATCAAGGAAGTTGCCGAGGCGACAAACGCCGGCGTTGTTGACCAGAATATCGATTTTACCTTCAATCTTCTTCGCACGTTTCACCGCCGCGGTGACGGAAGCAAAATCTCTGACGTCAGCATGAACAGCTGTGCAACGGTGTCCGCGACCAGCCAACTCATCCGCCAGTTTTTCAATCTCATCGGAGATATCCAGCAGGATTAAGTTCGCGCCATGGCGGGCAAACGTTCTGGCAATCCCTTCGCCAATACCCTGAGATGCGCCCGTAATCAATGCTGTTTTGCCCGTGAGTTTTCCCATTTCAATATTCTCCTTTTGAATATGAAGCCTTCACTTCATTCACGCAGAAGATACAGCAATAACAAATTAGTGCTGAGGAATAGCTCACTAAATCAGGTTAATCTCAGGTAAAAAAAATCCCCGACGATGCGGGGACCCAGCAGCAAACATGCTCTGACTACGTTATCAGAAGACTTACAGCCGTTTTTCCAGCAAATGTGCTCTCATCAACTCCGACGCCATCTGCGCATCCCCTTTTTTAATATGAAGCAGTATTTCCCTCTGTTTTGTCGCCGTATCAAGAAAATACTGACGATCGTTCGCAGGTAACGACTCCCGTGTTTTCTCAAAATAAGTAATCAAGACATCTGAGAATACCTGCAGAACTCGATTGCCACTCGCCTGTAGCAAGAGCAAATGAAAATCTCTATCGTGACGATCGGCCACCTCGGGGTTATCCGCATTTTCTTCGATGAGCCTTAGCTCATTTTCAAGTTTGGAGAGCATAGCCGGGAAGATTCTACGCGTTGCCAGAGGGATAATCGCACACTCAATCAGGATCCTTGCCTCTGTAAATTCTGTGATATCAAACCCGGACAAATCAAACTGCATCAGCAACTGGTGATTTATGTTGTGCTGTTCCAAATTTTTCAAAACACTACCACGACGGGGAGAGCGTTCAAGCATTCCCATCTGTACCAGCGTGCTGAGCGCCTGACGAACTTTATATCTTGATGTATTAAAACGAACGGCAAGTTCAGTTTCAGTTTCAATGCGACCGTCAGCATTGCGGTTAGCATCATCAAGCAGATATTTTTTAATACTTTCAAACAGTTCGTTTTTGTTATCCATAAACACGCTCTGATTAAAGTGCTGTAAAAATCATGAGTATAAATAATCTAATAAGTTAGATTGCTTAATATACTGTTATGGTAAGATTATAGGCCCTATTATTCAAATTATATCAGGTCATTTGTTAATAAAAAGGAATTAATTATGGTGTTATTCGTAACTCAGTTTGCGATAGTACTGATATGTATCGGTATAGGCGGACGTTTTGGCGGGATTGGCCTCGGGGCTGCTGGCGGGTTAGGACTTGCTATCCTGACTTTTGGTTTTGGACTCCCCCCCGACTCACCTCCTATTACTGTTATTTCTATTATCCTTGCGGTTATCACATGCATCACAATCCTTCAAGCAGCCGGTGGTCTTGATTTATTCGTTACGATGGCAGAACGGATCCTCAGAAAGTGGCCGGGCGCTATCACTTTTCTCGGTCCAGCAGTCGCTTACCTTTTTACAGCTATCTGCGGAACAGGATATGTTGCCTTTTCCGTGTATCCAGTCATTGCTGAAATTGCAGCAGATGCCAGGGTACGGCCTGAGAGGGCCATGTCTATGTCGGTAATCGCTGCCAATTTTGGGCTCATTGCCAGCCCAGTCAGTGCGGTCGTTACAGGGACAATTGCTGTGCTTGCTGGATTACATGTCTCTGCTTTAGATATCTTGTTGGTCACCGTTCCCGGAACGTTCCTGGGCTGTATTGTTGGCTGCCTGTTCGTCTTTAAAAGAGGTCACGAGCTTAAAAACGATCCGGAATTCCAACGCAGGGTTGCTGAAGGTGAGTTTGAATCAGTAAAAGCTGAAGAGCGAACAGCCAATATAGTGACAAAAGAGGCAAAGAGAGGATTGCTGATTTTCCTTACCGGTATCATTCTGGTCGTGCTTATGGGTTCAATTCCTGAATTACGTCCACAATGGAATAACGGTAGCGGAATGGAGCGTATGAGCATCCCAACCACGCTGCAAATAATTATGCTGACAACGGCATGTATTATTATGATGGTGTGTCGAATTTCTCCGTCAAAACTCGATTCAGGTTCTGTATTTAAAGCAGGTCTTGTGGGTGTCGTCGCCATATTTGGTCTGTCATGGATGATGAACTCCTTTTTTGAGGCATGGCACGAATTATTTAACACAGCCTTCCACGGTTTTCAGAATCCCGTATTGTTCGGCATTATTGTTTTTGGTCTTTCGGCCGTAATTTATAGCCCAGCAGCAACTGCTGTAGCACTACTCCCCGCTGGCGTGTTAATGGGATATCCGGCAGAAACCCTGGTCGCCCTACTCCCGCTTACTTGTGGATCGTTCATTATTCCAGGAGGGGCACAGATTGGCTGTGTGGCGTTTGATCGAACCGGGACAACTCGAATTGGCAAATATGTGGTTAACCACAGCTACATGCTTCCAGGCCTTGTTACCGTTGTGGCATCAACCCTTTTCTGCTTCCTTTTTTCCAGAATGCTGATGTAGAGCGAGAGAGCAATTTAATTGTGGTAATACCTTTTCTTCATGGCATCCCCTTGTTCCAGCTCAAAGGGGATGCCCTATAACTCACTTCTGAAGGTTGCCACCACAATTTTCCACAGACTGTATTTTACAGAACAACCTGGGCAATTAGATAAGCAAAAATTACCTGAGAGATAACCATGACAAAGCCCGGACGAATATAGCTATGGTTAACAACAAATCGTCCAATCTTTGTGGTACCTGTTCGGTCAAATGCAACACAACCGATTTGATTGGCTCCCGGTATAATGAAGTCACCACAGGTACAGGCAAAAATAGCGATAAGAAACGGCGCTGGAATACCTAAGGTAACACCTAGTGGCATGATGGCGGCTACCGTCGCCGCGGGACTCATAATGACCAAAGAGAACAAGAATACAACCACGCCAAAAAGCATTGGAGCGCCATTTACAATGCCACCAAAGACCTTAATCAATTCTGGCTGATAGGCATCAAAAAACGTCGCCGTCATCCATGAAACGCCGAGTATTGCGACAACCCCCATCAAACCAGCACGGAAGACTGAGCCACCATTCAAGGTGCTACTTGGCACTTTACTGACAATCATAATAAACAAAGCTGCTGTCAACATGATCATCTGAATAACCATTGGGGTAGACAGTCGTTTTCCATCCCAGGAGGGAAGTAACCCCGTAAAAGAGCCTAAAATAAGCACCAGTACAACACCAATCGCAAAGATCACAACACCTTTTTTAGCACCGGCCGAAGCAACATATTCTTTTTTCTGCTCAGTATGCATGAACTCATATTCGCCAGCGGCTACTCTCCTCTGAAATTCCGGATCGTCCTCCAGCTCTTTTCCGCGTTTATAAACTGAAAAGCTGGTGACAATGGCAGCCAAAAAGAATGAAGGGAGTGCAATAGTCAGTATTTGCCCAAGAGTAATCCCAGCATATTCATGCAGGATAGCCAGCATCCCCGCGGTTGCCGCACTCATCGGACTGGCTGCAACTGCGACGCTGGCTGCAATAACCGTTGCGGACAACGCTCGCTCCGGACGGACCTTTGCTTCAGCAGCAACCTCAGCGACTACCGGATACAAAGAGAAAGCAACGTAAGTCGTGCCGCAGAATAGCGTAAATATGGAAGTTAATATTGGGGCTACAAAAGTAATAGCCTGTGGTTTTTTACGCAGTAATTTTTCAGCCACACGCACAAGATAATCAAGTCCACCAGCGGCCTGTAATACGCTGACAGCGCCAATCACGCAAATAATAATTAACATTGCAGTAATAGATGGTGTGGAGGGTTTTAGTCCAAAGCCCAGAACTAATATTGCAACGCCAAGTCCTCCTCCAGCACCAAGCCCCATTCCGCCATAACGCCCGCCTATACCAATACAGGCGAGTACAATTAATAACTGTATAAAAAATAAAGTATCCATTTTTCACCTCTAAGCATCTCCCGGATATTGCATCCAGGAGATATTAATTATTATGCTCAGGATTAGTTTAAATATGATTTAGCAACTTCGATCTGTTTTTTAACAGCATCAGTACCCGTTCCACCATAGGACATTCTTGATTTAATACATGCCTCGAGGGATATACTCTCATAAATATCACAATCAATTTTTTCATCAAATGAGTGGAATTCATCCAGGGTAAGCTCTTCCAACATTTTTCTATGCTTTATACAGTAATTAACAGCACTGCCAACAATATGGTGAGCTTCCCTGAATGGGATTCCTTTACGAACCAGATAGTCAGCCATATCGGTCGCGTTTGAGAATCCTCTTGCTGCTGCGTTGCGAGTATTTTCTGAAAGAATAACCATTTTTTCGAGCATCGGTGCCATAATTTTCAAACTGGTCTGTAAGGTATCCATAGAGTCATAGACCTGTTCTTTGTCCTCACTCATATCAGTATTGTAGGCGAGAGGAATACCTTTCATAATGGTCAGCATCGCCATTAGATTTCCGTACATACGCCCACCTTTACCACGCATTTTTTCGGCCACATCGGGATTTTTCTTCTGTGGCATAATGCTGGAGCCGGTACAGAAATCATCTGAAAGCTCAATAAATTTAAAATCCTGACTTG
The Citrobacter arsenatis DNA segment above includes these coding regions:
- the cysA gene encoding sulfate/thiosulfate ABC transporter ATP-binding protein CysA produces the protein MSIEIANIKKSFGRTQVLNDISLDIPSGQMVALLGPSGSGKTTLLRIIAGLEHQSSGHIRFHGTDVSRLHARDRKVGFVFQHYALFRHMTVFDNIAFGLTVLPRRERPNAAAIKAKVTKLLEMVQLAHLADRFPAQLSGGQKQRVALARALAVEPQILLLDEPFGALDAQVRKELRRWLRQLHEELKFTSVFVTHDQEEATEVADRVVVMSQGHIEQADAPDQVWREPATRFVLEFMGEVNRLQGTIRGGQFHVGAHRWPLGYTPGYQGPVDLFLRPWEVDVSRRTSLDSPLPVQVLEASPKGHYTQLVVQPLGWYNEPLTVVMQGDDSPSRGERLFVGLQNARLYNGDQRIETREEELALAQSA
- the cysW gene encoding sulfate/thiosulfate ABC transporter permease CysW → MAEITQLKRYGAPRINWGKWFLIGTGMLVSAFILLVPMIYIFVQAFSKGLMPVLQNLADPDMLHAIWLTVLIALIAVPVNLVFGVLLAWLVTRFNFPGRQLLLTLLDIPFAVSPVVAGLIYLLFYGSNGPLGGWLDEHNLQIMFSWPGMVLVTVFVTCPFVVRELVPVMLSQGSNEDEAAVLLGASGWQMFRRVTLPNIRWALLYGVVLTNARAIGEFGAVSVVSGSIRGETLSLPLQIELLEQDYNAVGSFTAAALLTLMAIITLFLKSMLQWRLENQEKRAQQEENHEH
- the cysT gene encoding sulfate/thiosulfate ABC transporter permease CysT gives rise to the protein MFAVSSRRVLPGFTLSLGTSLLFVCLILLLPLSALVMQLAQMSWAQYWEVITNPQVVAAYKVTLLSAFVASIFNGVFGLLMAWILTRYRFPGRTLLDALMDLPFALPTAVAGLTLASLFSVNGFYGEWLAKFDIKVTYTWLGIAVAMAFTSIPFVVRTVQPVLEELGPEYEEAAETLGATRWQSFRKVVLPELSPALVAGVALSFTRSLGEFGAVIFIAGNIAWKTEVTSLMIFVRLQEFDYPAASAIASVILGASLLLLFSINTLQSRFGRRVVGH
- a CDS encoding sulfate ABC transporter substrate-binding protein; the encoded protein is MAVNLLKKRTLTLAAMLLLVGQAQATELLNSSYDVSRELFAALNPPFEQQWAKDNGGDKLTIKQSHAGSSKQALAILQGLKADVVTYNQVTDVQILHDKGKLIPADWQSRLPNNSSPFYSTMAFLVRKGNPKNIHEWNDLVRPDVKLIFPNPKTSGNARYTYLAAWGAADKADGGDKAKTEQFMTQFLKNVEVFDTGGRGATTTFVERGLGDVLITFESEVNNIRKQYEDQGFEVVVPKVNILAEFPVAWVDKNVQANGTEKAAKAYLNWLYSPQAQTIITDFYYRVNNPQVMEKLHDKFPQTELFRVEDKFGSWPEVMKTHFVSGGELDKLLAAGRK
- the ucpA gene encoding SDR family oxidoreductase UcpA, giving the protein MGKLTGKTALITGASQGIGEGIARTFARHGANLILLDISDEIEKLADELAGRGHRCTAVHADVRDFASVTAAVKRAKKIEGKIDILVNNAGVCRLGNFLDMSDEDRDFHIDINIKGVWNVTKAVLPEMIARKDGRIVMMSSVTGDMVADPGETAYALSKAAIIGLTKSLAVEYAQSGIRVNAICPGYVRTPMAENIARQSNPEDPESVLVEMAKAIPMRRLACPLEVGELAAFLASDESSYLTGTQNVIDGGSTLPESVSVGV
- a CDS encoding FadR/GntR family transcriptional regulator gives rise to the protein MDNKNELFESIKKYLLDDANRNADGRIETETELAVRFNTSRYKVRQALSTLVQMGMLERSPRRGSVLKNLEQHNINHQLLMQFDLSGFDITEFTEARILIECAIIPLATRRIFPAMLSKLENELRLIEENADNPEVADRHDRDFHLLLLQASGNRVLQVFSDVLITYFEKTRESLPANDRQYFLDTATKQREILLHIKKGDAQMASELMRAHLLEKRL
- a CDS encoding anaerobic C4-dicarboxylate transporter family protein — encoded protein: MVLFVTQFAIVLICIGIGGRFGGIGLGAAGGLGLAILTFGFGLPPDSPPITVISIILAVITCITILQAAGGLDLFVTMAERILRKWPGAITFLGPAVAYLFTAICGTGYVAFSVYPVIAEIAADARVRPERAMSMSVIAANFGLIASPVSAVVTGTIAVLAGLHVSALDILLVTVPGTFLGCIVGCLFVFKRGHELKNDPEFQRRVAEGEFESVKAEERTANIVTKEAKRGLLIFLTGIILVVLMGSIPELRPQWNNGSGMERMSIPTTLQIIMLTTACIIMMVCRISPSKLDSGSVFKAGLVGVVAIFGLSWMMNSFFEAWHELFNTAFHGFQNPVLFGIIVFGLSAVIYSPAATAVALLPAGVLMGYPAETLVALLPLTCGSFIIPGGAQIGCVAFDRTGTTRIGKYVVNHSYMLPGLVTVVASTLFCFLFSRMLM
- a CDS encoding anaerobic C4-dicarboxylate transporter family protein; this translates as MDTLFFIQLLIVLACIGIGGRYGGMGLGAGGGLGVAILVLGFGLKPSTPSITAMLIIICVIGAVSVLQAAGGLDYLVRVAEKLLRKKPQAITFVAPILTSIFTLFCGTTYVAFSLYPVVAEVAAEAKVRPERALSATVIAASVAVAASPMSAATAGMLAILHEYAGITLGQILTIALPSFFLAAIVTSFSVYKRGKELEDDPEFQRRVAAGEYEFMHTEQKKEYVASAGAKKGVVIFAIGVVLVLILGSFTGLLPSWDGKRLSTPMVIQMIMLTAALFIMIVSKVPSSTLNGGSVFRAGLMGVVAILGVSWMTATFFDAYQPELIKVFGGIVNGAPMLFGVVVFLFSLVIMSPAATVAAIMPLGVTLGIPAPFLIAIFACTCGDFIIPGANQIGCVAFDRTGTTKIGRFVVNHSYIRPGFVMVISQVIFAYLIAQVVL